TCCAGCACTTCAATTTGCTGTGGTCACGTACGGTGGCCGAGAATATTGCGTTTCCCCTGCAAATTGCCGGGGCAAACAAACGCCAGATTAAGCAGCGTGTCGACGAATTGATTAAGCTGGTGGGGCTTGAAGGCCGCGAAAATGCCTGGCCTTCACAGCTGAGCGGCGGTCAGAAGCAGCGCGTTGGCATCGCCAGGGCGCTGGCCAATAACCCGGATGTTCTACTGTGCGACGAGGCCACGTCAGCGCTGGACCCACAAACCACCGACGCGATCCTCGATCTGCTGCTCGACATTAACCGCCAGCTCAACTTAACCATTGTGCTCATTACCCATGAGATGCACGTGGTACGCAAAATTTGCCAGCGCGTGGCGGTGATGGAGAACGGCAGGGTCGTTGAAGAGGGGCCGGTGCTGGATATTTTCACCCATCCGGAACAGCCGATCACGCAGACTTTTGTTCGCCAGGTAGCAAACCACGGCACGACCAGCGAACCGTTCAATCCACATTGGGTCCAGGGGTTAAACGGCAGCATTCTGAAGCTGATCTTCCCCGGTGGAGAAGCTCAGCAGCCGGTGATTGCCGATGTGATCCAGCATTTTCACCTCGCGCTGAATATTCTGCACGGCAATATCACCCAGACGGTAGACGGCTCGTTTGGCGAGCTTTATGTCCACATCGATGACGCAAGCCAGCTTGAAAATATTACGCATTACCTGAATCAAAAGCGGGTAGAAACTGAGGTTATCCGACATGCTTGATCAATACTTCCCGCATTTAAATCTCGACAAGCTGTGGACCGCAACGGGTGAAACGCTCTATATGACAGCCTGGTCAGGGCTCGCTACGCTGGTTTTCGGGATTGCCCTCGGCGTGCTGCTGTTTCTGACCTCTCGAGGCCAGCTGCTGCAGAACCGCCTTGTTTATTCGGTGGTCACGGTGCTGGTAAACGTCTTCCGTTCGATCCCTTTTATCATCCTTATCGTCCTGCTGATCCCGTTTACCAAAACGCTGGTTGGCACCATTCTGGGCACCAACGCCGCGCTTCCGGCGCTGATTGTTGGCGCGGCGCCTTTCTATGCCCGGCTGGTGGAAATTGCCCTGCGTGAGGTCGATAAAGGCGTCATTGAAGCCACCCGGTCGATGGGCGCGAAAACCCATACGCTGATTTTCCGCGTGCTTCTTCCTGAATCCTCCCCTGCCCTGGTATCGGGCATTACGGTGACGCTGATCGCTCTGGTGAGCTATAGCGCAATGGCCGGGGTTATCGGCGCGGGCGGCCTGGGCAACCTTGCCTATCTGGAAGGTTTTCAGCGTAACCACAACGACGTCACGCTGGTGGCTACGGCCATGATATTAGCGATCGTTTTTATTATTCAGTTCATCGGCGACCGCGTTACGCACCTGCTCGATAAACGCTGACGGGTTCTTAAGCTTTCGGGCGGCAGAGACGGACTCCGCCGCCCGGGATTCCACGGCAATGTACTTTTAATCACTAATGACCACTGGACGAAATAATGAAAAAACAGTTTATGATGTTAGCTCTGGCTTCTTTAACCGCCTTAAGCCTCCACGCCAACGCCGCTGAAAAGCTGGTTGTCGGCGCCTCCAACGTGCCGCATGCCGAAATTCTTGAGCAGGCAAAGCCTATTCTGGCGAAAGAAGGTATCGATCTTGAGATCAAAACCTTCCAGGACTATATCCTGCCAAATACCACCCTTGCCGAGCGTGAAATTGATGCTAACTACTTCCAGCACCAGCCCTATCTGGATTCGGTTCTGCAGGATCATAAGGGCGATAAAAATTACGATTTCGTCAGCGCCGGCGCCATCCACGTTGAGCCGATCGGTATCTATTCTAAGAAGTTTAAAAGCCTGAAAGATCTGCCGCAGAACGGCAAAGTCATCATGCGTGACTCGGTTGCCGAAGAGGGCCGCATTCTGGCTATTTTCCAGCGCGAAGGGGTGATCACCCTGAAACCAGGCATCAAACCGGTTAATGCACGCATCAGCGACATCGCCTCCAACCCGAAAAACCTTCAGTTCAAGGCTGATATTGAAGCCGCTCTGCTGCCGCAGATGTACGCCAACAATGAGGGCGACGCGGTGGTGATCAACGCTAACTATGCGCTTGATGCCGGCCTGAACCCAATCAAAGATCCGATTGCCGTTGAAAGCACCGAAGGTAACCCATATGCCAACATCATCACCGTGCACCGTGCCGATGTGAAAAAGCATGACATCGTTGAGCTGGTGAAGGTCCTGCACTCTAAGGAGATTCAGGACTGGATCAACGAGAAATACCACGGCGCAGTTGTGCCGGTTAACCAGTAATCCCTCCATCAAGAAGAAGGAGCGCTATGCGCTCCTTTATTTTCTTCATTCTCACGTCAGGTCTTACAGCGGCTGATATTCGAGTCGATATTGTCGAGCAGAATAAAACACGGGTGCAGAAGGCTAAAACAGGCGCGCCTCGCTCCTGAACTAGCCGACCACTTTTTCCAGGTCCAGCAGCTCTTCCAGCGTCAGCATATTGCTTTGGGCCACCGCCAGAGCGTCATCCAGCCCTTTATTATAGAGAACCGGCGCCAGCCTTTTGACTAACTCATCCAGCAAGAACTCGGCCTCAAACTGCCCGACCTGCAGATCGTGTTTCTCATCCAGCCAGTCGGTGATGAAGTCGCTCAGTTTGCGGTAATCTTCGGCGGGCAGCTCTAATTTTTTCATTATGCCTCCACATCCGGCACGATCAGCGACTCGCCGATGGCGTAGAACTGACCGCCGGCGATGTAGTGCAGACTGCGGTATTCCGGCGGAGAGGTTTCAAAAGACCAGCGGCCGTTGCGGAATACGCGGCTGTCCGCCCAGGCGCCGATAATCTCGCCGATAAACAGGTCGTGGGCCTGATGGTTATGGGGCTCAGGGATCAGCCTGCAGACCATCCACGCCGTGCAGCCCGCCACCAGCGGTACGCTGTGGCCAGGAACGCGAAACAGTTCAGCCCCCGCCTGCTCCAGCTTGTCGGGCATCTCTTTCAGGCTATGGGTGCCAAGAAAATGGGTCATTTTTAGCTGAGCGGCACACGGCACCTGGATAACAAAGGTACCGCTTTCTTCGATAAGCGTGCGGGTGGCGGTGATTTTATCCAGCACCACCATCAGCTTTGACGGGGTAAAATCCAGCGCGCAGGACCAGGCGGCGGTCATTACGTCGTCCACGCCATTATGGTGGGCAGAGACCAGCACCGTTGGGCCGTGGTTGATCAGGCGGTAAGACTTTTCTAACGGAACTTCAATAATATGCGGGTCCATACTTTGCATCCAGCTTTCACCAAGTTACCGTCAGTTTGCCTGAACAATCAGCGCATTACTTTTCCTTTTTGTGTCTTAGCCGATGAGGCAGGCAAATCAGCACCAGGCCTACAAAAATAGCCGCCACGCCGATAAGTTTTTCCGGGCTAAACGCTTCATTAAGCCACGGCACGTTGATGGCGGCAAACCACACCAGCACATAGCTCAGGCTTAAAAGCGGATAAGCTTTGCTGAGCGGGATCCGCTTAAGCGC
This region of Cedecea lapagei genomic DNA includes:
- a CDS encoding methionine ABC transporter ATP-binding protein — translated: MIVLSGVSKVFATKHGAITAVDNINLKVEKGQIYGIIGYSGAGKSTLIRLLNGLETPSTGSIIVAGQDIAKANGEQLRQARLKVSMVFQHFNLLWSRTVAENIAFPLQIAGANKRQIKQRVDELIKLVGLEGRENAWPSQLSGGQKQRVGIARALANNPDVLLCDEATSALDPQTTDAILDLLLDINRQLNLTIVLITHEMHVVRKICQRVAVMENGRVVEEGPVLDIFTHPEQPITQTFVRQVANHGTTSEPFNPHWVQGLNGSILKLIFPGGEAQQPVIADVIQHFHLALNILHGNITQTVDGSFGELYVHIDDASQLENITHYLNQKRVETEVIRHA
- a CDS encoding methionine ABC transporter permease, whose amino-acid sequence is MLDQYFPHLNLDKLWTATGETLYMTAWSGLATLVFGIALGVLLFLTSRGQLLQNRLVYSVVTVLVNVFRSIPFIILIVLLIPFTKTLVGTILGTNAALPALIVGAAPFYARLVEIALREVDKGVIEATRSMGAKTHTLIFRVLLPESSPALVSGITVTLIALVSYSAMAGVIGAGGLGNLAYLEGFQRNHNDVTLVATAMILAIVFIIQFIGDRVTHLLDKR
- a CDS encoding MetQ/NlpA family ABC transporter substrate-binding protein, producing MKKQFMMLALASLTALSLHANAAEKLVVGASNVPHAEILEQAKPILAKEGIDLEIKTFQDYILPNTTLAEREIDANYFQHQPYLDSVLQDHKGDKNYDFVSAGAIHVEPIGIYSKKFKSLKDLPQNGKVIMRDSVAEEGRILAIFQREGVITLKPGIKPVNARISDIASNPKNLQFKADIEAALLPQMYANNEGDAVVINANYALDAGLNPIKDPIAVESTEGNPYANIITVHRADVKKHDIVELVKVLHSKEIQDWINEKYHGAVVPVNQ
- a CDS encoding DUF2164 domain-containing protein, translated to MKKLELPAEDYRKLSDFITDWLDEKHDLQVGQFEAEFLLDELVKRLAPVLYNKGLDDALAVAQSNMLTLEELLDLEKVVG
- a CDS encoding flavin reductase family protein, which gives rise to MDPHIIEVPLEKSYRLINHGPTVLVSAHHNGVDDVMTAAWSCALDFTPSKLMVVLDKITATRTLIEESGTFVIQVPCAAQLKMTHFLGTHSLKEMPDKLEQAGAELFRVPGHSVPLVAGCTAWMVCRLIPEPHNHQAHDLFIGEIIGAWADSRVFRNGRWSFETSPPEYRSLHYIAGGQFYAIGESLIVPDVEA
- the arnF gene encoding 4-amino-4-deoxy-L-arabinose-phosphoundecaprenol flippase subunit ArnF: MGYLWALMSVLLVSAAQLSMKWAMIQFPPATPSLEFVMAVLFGGYGLLALVCGLAAYAFSMGCWYMALKRIPLSKAYPLLSLSYVLVWFAAINVPWLNEAFSPEKLIGVAAIFVGLVLICLPHRLRHKKEK